A region of Dermochelys coriacea isolate rDerCor1 chromosome 1, rDerCor1.pri.v4, whole genome shotgun sequence DNA encodes the following proteins:
- the LRRC51 gene encoding leucine-rich repeat-containing protein 51, producing MSMRWDCCKISLRAPPLDYSFRGISFIQDLLTEEPRAGLKVIKRSAGGKLLTQAVRLNNNTINELTDFASTMEQLLEHPDELSWVDLSFNDLPTVDPVLTTYPHLRALNLHGNSIQSLSEVDKLAILPCLRTLTLHGNPIEEEKGYRSYVLSVLPQLKSFDFSGVTKQDRSTATIWRRMNVKPKKVKKRRDDY from the exons ATGAGTATGCGATGGGATTGCTGTAAGATCTCACTGCGGGCACCTCCTCTGGACTACTCCTTCCGAGGCATCAGCTTCATCCAAG ACCTGCTGACAGAGGAGCCCCGGGCTGGCCTCAAGGTGATCAAGCGCTCGGCTGGGGGGAAGTTGCTGACCCAGGCGGTGCGTCTGAATAACAACACCATCAATGAGCTGACCGACTTTGCCTCCACcatggagcagctgctggagcacCCCGACGAGCTCTCCTGGGTCGACCTCTCCTTCAACGACTTGCCTACTGTCGACCCG GTCCTGACTACATATCCCCATCTCCGGGCCCTCAACCTGCACGGGAACAGCATCCAGAGCCTCAGTGAGGTGGACAAGCTGGCCATCCTGCCGTGCCTGCGCACATTGACCCTGCACGGAAACCCCATCGAGGAGGAGAAAGGCTACAG GAGTTATGTGCTGTCCGTGCTGCCCCAGCTGAAGTCCTTCGATTTCAGTGGCGTGACGAAGCAGGACCGCTCCACCGCCACCATCTGGAGACGCATGAACGTCAAACCCAAGAAGGTCAAGAAAAGGCGGGACGACTACTGA